A window from Mycoplasma phocoeninasale encodes these proteins:
- a CDS encoding adenine phosphoribosyltransferase gives MELKKFIRTVDDFPEKGVKFKDISLLLANGEALHYTIDKMVELAKDADIIVGPDARGFLFGTPVAAKLSKPFIMVRKKGKLPGKVISCNYGLEYGKNILEIQSGLVKAKQKAVIIDDVLATGGTLEAITKLLKEQEVEILRIIVLMELEGFDARRRLPFDIQSLIYIEKDGE, from the coding sequence ATGGAATTAAAAAAATTTATTAGAACAGTTGATGATTTTCCAGAAAAAGGTGTCAAATTTAAGGACATATCATTATTGCTAGCAAATGGAGAAGCACTTCACTACACAATCGATAAAATGGTTGAATTAGCTAAAGATGCTGATATTATTGTTGGCCCTGATGCCCGCGGTTTTTTATTTGGAACCCCAGTAGCGGCAAAGCTATCAAAACCTTTTATTATGGTGAGAAAAAAGGGGAAACTTCCAGGAAAAGTTATTAGCTGCAATTATGGACTTGAATATGGAAAAAACATTTTGGAAATTCAAAGTGGACTAGTCAAGGCTAAACAAAAAGCCGTAATTATTGACGACGTTTTAGCCACCGGCGGTACACTTGAAGCCATTACGAAATTATTAAAAGAACAAGAAGTTGAAATATTAAGAATAATTGTTTTAATGGAATTGGAAGGCTTTGATGCTCGCAGAAGATTACCTTTTGATATCCAAAGTTTAATATATATTGAAAAAGACGGAGAATAA
- a CDS encoding ribonuclease J, whose protein sequence is MNKINFFALGGLDENGKNAYILEINGKIFIINSGTKVPINAHNGIDTLICNYEFLEKRQKDIVGLFLTDVHNSTFSAIPWLLMKIKNLKVYTSAFNKIVLLDRISKYNIENANYEIKVIRDSMKFNDVKVTAFDLAGGLPGEVGFNFEYNEGNILFMVNFVDGDLGPYGKTNYSAIKKIIDNNKPLQMLIMDSGFSAYKGKSIDKLWISKKIEYKFKETPDDARIIVGLYDEDMITAHEILILAKKYNRPVITYGRTYSQLINLVAKINPDLQWPEFIDYRVANEVKNAVILVTGAIERLYLRFIRIASNNDVYLKLKNNDAVIIIAPPVNGLEVNYALTLDEIARNTPNLVELGSDQYYSCNPAKEDIRNALSILKPKYFIPIQGLYRYLVVATEVAREVGMNLNDCLVLQNGKVAEFVNNELVSQKHSIRLVCDVVIDGLGIGDISHEVINERENLSRDGVLAISSLIDFKTKQPINDLQIASYGILTKENKDIVNKIVNDLFYKEFADKTPQEIKLKEIQEKLRKTIKRKTSKMINKEPIVVITLYEI, encoded by the coding sequence ATGAATAAAATAAATTTTTTTGCTTTAGGTGGTTTAGATGAAAATGGTAAAAATGCTTACATTTTAGAAATTAATGGCAAGATTTTTATTATTAATTCTGGGACTAAAGTACCAATTAATGCTCACAATGGAATTGACACACTAATTTGCAACTATGAGTTTCTTGAAAAAAGACAGAAAGACATTGTTGGACTATTTTTAACTGATGTGCACAATTCGACATTTTCTGCTATTCCTTGGCTTTTAATGAAAATTAAAAACCTAAAAGTTTATACTAGCGCTTTTAATAAAATTGTCTTATTAGATCGAATTTCAAAATATAACATTGAAAATGCTAATTATGAAATTAAAGTAATTCGTGACTCAATGAAATTTAATGATGTTAAGGTTACGGCTTTTGATTTAGCTGGGGGGTTACCAGGTGAGGTTGGATTTAACTTTGAGTACAACGAGGGAAATATTTTATTTATGGTGAACTTTGTTGATGGCGATCTTGGACCTTACGGGAAAACCAACTACTCTGCTATTAAGAAAATCATTGACAATAATAAGCCACTTCAGATGCTAATTATGGATTCTGGTTTCAGTGCCTACAAAGGTAAAAGCATTGATAAGTTATGAATCTCTAAAAAAATTGAGTATAAATTTAAAGAAACTCCAGATGATGCCCGAATCATTGTCGGTTTATATGATGAGGATATGATTACGGCTCATGAGATTTTAATTTTAGCGAAAAAATATAACCGTCCTGTAATCACTTATGGTAGAACATACTCACAGCTAATTAATTTAGTCGCAAAAATTAATCCAGATTTACAATGACCTGAATTTATTGACTACCGAGTTGCTAATGAAGTAAAAAATGCAGTTATTTTAGTGACCGGAGCAATTGAAAGACTCTATCTTAGATTTATTCGTATTGCATCTAATAATGATGTATATTTAAAGCTAAAAAATAATGACGCCGTTATTATTATTGCACCGCCAGTCAACGGCCTTGAAGTTAACTATGCGCTAACTTTAGACGAAATTGCAAGAAATACCCCAAATTTAGTTGAACTAGGCTCAGATCAGTACTATTCATGTAATCCTGCCAAAGAAGATATTCGCAATGCTTTGAGTATTCTTAAACCGAAGTACTTTATTCCCATTCAAGGACTATACCGTTATTTAGTCGTGGCAACAGAAGTTGCTCGTGAAGTTGGAATGAATTTAAATGATTGCCTTGTTTTACAAAATGGTAAAGTTGCTGAATTTGTAAATAATGAACTTGTTAGCCAAAAACATAGCATTCGTTTGGTTTGTGATGTTGTTATTGACGGTCTTGGCATCGGCGACATCTCACATGAGGTGATTAATGAGCGTGAAAATCTATCACGGGATGGAGTTTTAGCCATTAGTTCGCTTATCGATTTTAAAACAAAACAACCGATTAATGACTTGCAAATTGCTTCATATGGAATTTTAACCAAAGAAAATAAGGATATTGTTAATAAAATCGTTAATGATTTGTTTTATAAAGAGTTTGCTGATAAAACACCACAGGAAATTAAACTAAAAGAAATTCAAGAAAAATTGCGAAAAACAATTAAAAGAAAAACGTCAAAAATGATTAATAAAGAACCAATTGTGGTAATTACCTTGTATGAAATATAG
- the pepF gene encoding oligoendopeptidase F, with the protein MKTYNSYDEVEEKYKWDLESILENKSFEELENEYFQLIEEGISIKDSKYDSLENYLEYLKLSEKVLILNNRISNYLSNKLNTNIVDPEINMKVAQFELKSAEYAKRAGSEVNRIAKNQDKIKKWLTDPRLKDVKKDLEASLEELKYKLDEKVETYLNDTSSGNPSPEEIFSVLTDSEIDFGYAISAKGKKHKITEATRMSLLKSDDEMIRKSTYFNYPKAFLNHKQSLAKMLYQHFKEASVQSLYRGYDSTLQSILSVDHVDEKLLKIIYQSIQKNMHIFRKFYKAKEKFFYQKFNKKMQKWDNNVDLIKLKNHYSIEDAQNILLQSIKIMPYEYYDTVKKAIEERWVDYVNVPAKRSGAYSIGGSYGIDKKFILMNFDGTLHSVNTLCHEMGHSMHSYFSDKCQHPFRSQYPIFLAEIASIFNELLLNDYLNENAKSEEERFYLLNQSINDFIGTVLRQGAWSNFEFDVYNRIDANEAINTYETLEEIYVENAKKYAIDPKKVKIGDPTNVYAVMVPHFYYYFYVYKYALGYIVANVFFQKYKTEGKTALENYIDKFLSAGDRSWPAEILKDAGVDIYSEQIYDQAFEILEDKVNKYIKYGKKIFSK; encoded by the coding sequence ATGAAAACCTACAATTCATATGATGAAGTAGAAGAAAAATACAAATGAGATCTAGAAAGTATTTTAGAGAACAAAAGTTTTGAAGAGCTGGAGAATGAATATTTTCAACTAATAGAAGAAGGCATTTCTATCAAAGACAGCAAATATGATTCACTAGAAAATTATCTAGAGTACCTTAAATTATCAGAGAAGGTTTTAATTCTAAACAACAGAATTAGTAACTACTTATCAAACAAACTAAACACAAACATTGTTGATCCAGAAATAAATATGAAAGTGGCTCAGTTTGAATTAAAATCAGCTGAATATGCTAAAAGAGCTGGTTCAGAAGTTAATCGAATTGCAAAAAATCAAGATAAAATCAAAAAATGATTAACAGACCCTCGTTTAAAAGATGTCAAAAAAGATCTTGAAGCTAGTTTGGAAGAACTAAAATATAAGTTGGATGAAAAAGTTGAAACGTATTTAAATGATACAAGTAGCGGTAATCCTTCACCAGAAGAAATATTTTCAGTATTAACTGATAGTGAAATTGATTTTGGATATGCAATTTCAGCTAAAGGCAAAAAGCATAAAATTACTGAAGCAACAAGAATGTCATTGCTAAAAAGTGATGATGAAATGATTAGAAAGTCAACTTATTTTAATTATCCTAAGGCCTTTCTAAATCATAAGCAATCACTAGCAAAAATGCTATATCAACATTTCAAAGAAGCATCAGTTCAATCACTATACCGCGGTTATGACTCAACACTGCAATCAATTCTATCAGTAGATCACGTTGATGAAAAATTGTTAAAAATAATTTATCAATCAATTCAAAAGAATATGCATATTTTTAGAAAATTTTATAAAGCTAAAGAAAAGTTCTTTTACCAAAAATTTAATAAAAAAATGCAAAAATGAGACAATAATGTTGATTTAATTAAATTAAAAAATCATTACAGCATTGAGGATGCTCAGAATATTCTGCTGCAATCGATAAAGATAATGCCATATGAATACTATGACACAGTAAAAAAAGCGATTGAAGAAAGATGAGTTGATTATGTAAATGTTCCTGCTAAACGCAGTGGGGCATATTCAATTGGTGGATCTTATGGTATTGATAAAAAGTTTATTTTAATGAATTTTGATGGTACCTTACATTCGGTTAACACATTATGCCATGAAATGGGACACTCAATGCATTCATATTTTTCCGATAAATGTCAACATCCTTTTAGAAGTCAATATCCAATCTTTTTAGCAGAAATTGCCTCAATTTTTAATGAGTTATTACTAAATGATTATTTAAATGAAAATGCCAAGAGCGAGGAAGAAAGATTTTATCTGCTAAATCAAAGCATCAATGACTTTATTGGTACAGTCCTAAGACAAGGTGCATGATCAAATTTTGAATTCGATGTTTATAACCGCATTGATGCAAATGAGGCAATCAACACTTATGAAACCCTAGAAGAGATTTATGTAGAAAATGCTAAAAAATATGCAATTGATCCTAAAAAAGTAAAAATTGGTGACCCAACTAATGTTTATGCAGTAATGGTTCCACATTTCTACTACTACTTCTATGTTTATAAATATGCTCTAGGCTACATTGTTGCTAATGTATTTTTCCAAAAGTATAAAACTGAAGGCAAGACAGCATTAGAGAACTATATTGATAAATTTCTAAGTGCTGGTGACCGTAGCTGGCCCGCTGAAATTCTCAAAGATGCTGGCGTTGATATTTATTCAGAGCAAATTTACGATCAAGCATTTGAAATACTAGAAGATAAAGTTAACAAATATATTAAATATGGTAAGAAAATTTTTAGTAAATAA